Proteins found in one Candidatus Binatia bacterium genomic segment:
- a CDS encoding sulfatase: MTKPLLRLLALSAFLWSSPSHAAPEPGPTAVLRAQPPPVVLISLDTLRADHVGSYGYERNTTPFLDAFAKDAVSFDRAFTSGGGTLPAHMTLLTGLPPSVHGVTAQSDRRLATGHKTLAELLRSAGYRTAGFTGAGYVRARWGFNQGFDSFDDAGRGFEQILPKALAWLDQADPRPPFLFLHTLDIHSDWDELPYDAPLPYRDQFVGEKNPGTFDGCRDGICASKLLAGLNQKARKGSVDLATYFTPEEVQYVTDLYDGGVAYTDARFGQLIAELTKRGLYDNALIVVISDHGEEFLDHGLMLHEQIYDELVRVPVLIKLPGGEHGGSRARGLVGIMDVAPTVLEVTATATPPGVIGTSLLPLIENRSAGRSSLHIYGKPEKLRTLEWSLLRAANGDAELYDLKRDPGEKHDVAAMRPGMVEALSRQLDAIKLSRQALRPNKAAQTPVELTPKVVEQLEALGYLQD; the protein is encoded by the coding sequence ATGACGAAGCCTCTCCTCAGACTCCTCGCGCTGTCGGCCTTTCTATGGAGCAGCCCGAGCCATGCCGCTCCCGAGCCGGGTCCGACGGCGGTGCTTCGTGCCCAGCCGCCACCCGTGGTCCTGATCTCGCTCGACACGCTACGCGCCGATCACGTCGGCTCCTACGGCTACGAGCGCAACACGACACCGTTTCTCGATGCGTTCGCGAAGGACGCCGTCTCCTTCGATCGCGCCTTTACGTCCGGCGGGGGGACACTCCCCGCCCACATGACGCTCCTCACCGGCCTTCCGCCGAGCGTTCACGGCGTCACGGCGCAGAGCGACCGCCGACTCGCCACCGGGCACAAGACACTCGCCGAGTTGTTGCGCAGCGCCGGCTACCGCACGGCCGGCTTCACGGGCGCGGGCTACGTCCGAGCGCGTTGGGGCTTCAACCAAGGATTCGATTCGTTCGACGACGCGGGCCGCGGCTTCGAGCAGATCCTGCCGAAGGCGCTCGCCTGGCTCGACCAAGCCGATCCGCGCCCTCCGTTCCTGTTCCTCCACACTCTCGACATCCATTCCGACTGGGACGAACTGCCCTACGACGCACCTCTCCCCTACCGCGACCAGTTCGTCGGTGAAAAGAACCCCGGTACGTTCGACGGATGCCGGGACGGCATCTGCGCGTCCAAGCTCCTCGCCGGGCTCAACCAGAAGGCTCGCAAGGGATCTGTCGACCTCGCCACCTACTTCACGCCGGAAGAAGTCCAGTACGTGACCGACCTCTACGATGGGGGCGTCGCCTATACCGACGCGCGCTTCGGCCAACTCATCGCGGAACTGACGAAGCGGGGACTCTACGACAATGCCCTCATCGTCGTCATCTCGGACCACGGCGAAGAATTCCTCGATCACGGGCTGATGCTCCACGAGCAAATCTACGACGAACTGGTCCGCGTACCCGTTCTGATCAAGCTCCCCGGCGGAGAACACGGTGGCTCGCGCGCTCGCGGGCTCGTTGGAATAATGGATGTCGCCCCGACGGTTCTCGAAGTCACGGCTACGGCGACGCCACCGGGAGTCATCGGAACTAGCCTGCTTCCCCTCATCGAGAATCGCTCCGCCGGCCGCAGCTCCCTGCACATCTACGGAAAGCCCGAGAAGCTCCGAACCTTGGAGTGGTCGCTGCTGCGAGCCGCAAACGGCGACGCCGAACTCTATGATCTGAAGCGCGACCCCGGAGAGAAGCACGACGTCGCCGCGATGCGGCCGGGGATGGTCGAGGCCCTCTCGAGGCAGCTCGACGCCATCAAGCTCTCACGGCAAGCCCTTCGGCCGAACAAGGCCGCGCAGACGCCGGTCGAACTCACGCCAAAAGTGGTCGAGCAACTCGAGGCGTTGGGCTACCTGCAGGACTGA
- a CDS encoding AMP-binding protein: MSPPLRAAHVIRYGERVVARIEMSREVLTTPPVSTDPRGVGALLASAAARWPDRVALLSAEEEPRRATYAELDASARRAAGRLRAAGVQPGDRVALIATNGLDVVTAWFGIAYAGATVVPILILSAAAEIAFRLEHSNCAAIVHDEGRADLAEASAGTRRRIPIADLTDDGPAPGNLPESIDPTSGAMILYTSGTTGRPKGAVISHQTLLAHAQGIGDHALGLGENDRVLGVLPLAHSYGLRMVLLATFRAGCCAVLVPRFDAAKTLELARREKITWIAAVPTMFSAWAALPEGPTVESLRWCLSAGSPLAEEILHRAERRLGAKIRQGYGMTEATFSTINSPPDERVIDSVGRPAHGVEVRVTAENGRDVAAGETGEVRVRGRNLMSGYLDDKPATALALGDGWMRTGDIGRLDETGRLYVVDRVKDMIIRGGYNVYPSELEAVLAEHPDVREVAVVGRPDPHYGEEIVALIVPNPNAHPDLAALRAWATQHVARNKLPREWAILESLPLGPSQKVLKRELRDRVADGRIAVERVE; this comes from the coding sequence ATGTCACCCCCACTACGCGCGGCGCACGTCATTCGTTACGGAGAAAGGGTCGTAGCCCGGATCGAGATGTCTCGCGAAGTCCTCACAACCCCGCCCGTATCCACCGATCCACGTGGCGTCGGGGCGCTGCTGGCGAGCGCCGCCGCGCGCTGGCCCGACCGCGTCGCCCTGCTCTCGGCAGAGGAAGAACCACGCCGGGCGACCTACGCCGAACTGGACGCGAGCGCCCGTCGTGCCGCCGGCCGCCTGCGCGCCGCCGGAGTCCAACCGGGAGATCGGGTCGCGCTCATCGCCACCAACGGCCTCGACGTCGTCACCGCGTGGTTCGGAATCGCGTACGCGGGGGCCACCGTAGTCCCGATTCTCATCCTGTCCGCCGCCGCCGAGATCGCGTTCCGTCTGGAACACAGCAACTGCGCCGCGATCGTACACGATGAGGGCCGCGCCGATCTCGCCGAAGCGAGCGCCGGCACCCGCCGGCGAATCCCCATCGCCGACCTCACCGACGACGGCCCCGCGCCCGGCAACCTTCCGGAATCGATCGATCCCACAAGCGGCGCCATGATCCTGTACACGTCGGGCACGACGGGCCGGCCCAAGGGCGCCGTCATCTCCCATCAGACCCTGCTCGCGCACGCGCAAGGCATCGGCGACCACGCGCTCGGCCTCGGCGAGAACGACCGAGTGCTCGGCGTACTGCCGCTCGCGCACTCCTACGGCCTCCGCATGGTTCTGCTCGCGACGTTCCGAGCCGGCTGCTGTGCCGTGCTCGTCCCCCGGTTCGACGCCGCAAAGACCCTCGAACTGGCCCGACGCGAGAAGATAACCTGGATCGCGGCCGTGCCGACGATGTTCTCGGCGTGGGCCGCGCTGCCCGAGGGACCCACGGTCGAATCGCTTCGGTGGTGCCTCTCGGCCGGCTCCCCCCTCGCCGAGGAGATCCTGCACCGCGCCGAGCGCCGTCTCGGCGCCAAGATCCGCCAGGGCTACGGAATGACCGAGGCCACCTTCTCCACGATCAACTCCCCGCCCGACGAACGCGTCATCGACAGCGTCGGTCGACCAGCCCACGGCGTGGAAGTCCGTGTGACCGCCGAGAACGGACGCGACGTCGCGGCCGGAGAGACGGGCGAAGTGCGCGTTCGCGGCCGCAACCTGATGTCGGGCTACCTCGACGACAAGCCGGCAACCGCCCTGGCGCTCGGCGACGGGTGGATGCGAACCGGCGACATCGGCCGCCTGGACGAAACGGGCCGCCTCTACGTCGTCGACCGCGTGAAAGACATGATCATCCGCGGGGGCTACAACGTTTATCCCTCCGAACTCGAGGCCGTCCTCGCCGAGCATCCCGACGTGCGTGAGGTCGCCGTCGTGGGCCGGCCGGACCCACACTACGGGGAAGAGATCGTCGCGTTGATCGTCCCCAACCCAAACGCACATCCGGACCTGGCCGCCTTACGGGCGTGGGCCACGCAACACGTGGCTCGGAACAAGCTGCCGCGCGAGTGGGCGATCCTCGAGAGCCTCCCTCTCGGCCCGTCGCAAAAGGTCCTGAAACGCGAGTTGCGCGACCGGGTCGCGGACGGCCGCATCGCGGTGGAGCGAGTCGAATGA
- a CDS encoding DUF547 domain-containing protein, with protein MAFLLGAFLAPGPSVAADDAYARLLAHHVTPGTVSGIQLNLVDYQGVAADPDYPKALADLAAAKPGALDESDRFPFWVNAYNLLAIKTVLDRYPVSSIKDGGNFLFPIWKKKVGTAAGKEYSLDEIEHGILRKEFSEPRVHFAVVCASLSCPDLRPEPYEGARLDEQLDDQAERFLANRTKGLVPGADRKSAEVSSVFKWFGDDFEATGGVAGFIRDHAAPKTRAAVADLKDDGLSYLDYDWTLNDQARAR; from the coding sequence ATGGCTTTTCTGCTGGGCGCTTTCCTGGCGCCGGGCCCGTCGGTTGCGGCCGACGATGCCTATGCGCGGTTGCTGGCCCATCACGTTACGCCCGGGACCGTTTCGGGGATCCAGCTGAATCTCGTGGACTACCAGGGGGTGGCCGCGGACCCGGATTACCCCAAGGCGCTGGCCGATCTGGCGGCTGCGAAGCCTGGTGCCCTGGACGAGTCGGACCGCTTCCCGTTTTGGGTCAACGCCTACAACCTCCTGGCCATCAAGACCGTGCTCGATCGCTATCCGGTCAGCAGCATCAAAGATGGCGGGAACTTCCTGTTCCCGATCTGGAAGAAGAAGGTCGGGACGGCGGCGGGCAAGGAGTACTCCCTCGACGAGATCGAGCACGGGATCCTCCGCAAGGAGTTCTCCGAGCCCCGTGTCCACTTCGCCGTCGTCTGCGCTTCGCTGTCGTGCCCGGACCTGAGGCCCGAGCCCTACGAGGGGGCGCGGCTGGACGAACAGCTCGACGACCAGGCCGAGCGCTTCCTCGCGAACCGGACGAAGGGGCTCGTTCCTGGGGCCGACCGAAAGAGTGCGGAGGTCTCCTCGGTATTCAAGTGGTTCGGTGACGACTTCGAGGCTACCGGGGGCGTCGCTGGGTTCATCCGAGACCACGCCGCCCCGAAGACCCGGGCTGCGGTCGCGGACCTGAAGGACGACGGGCTCTCCTATCTCGACTACGACTGGACCCTGAACGACCAGGCGCGCGCCCGCTGA
- a CDS encoding aspartate aminotransferase family protein: protein MDRTERELARLDRAHLVHGFGSPAQTDRDGTVRLVKGRGIHVWDSEGRRYVDGVSSLWNVNVGHGRPEIARAISQQTRAIEYAPTLIGFSSEPAIRLAARIAKMAPKGLNRVMFTGGGSESNETVIRLVRLLASLSGKPGKVGIVALTRAYHGSSTGAASLTGLESFHRHYEPLMEGVFRMARPDCYRCELGKTYPQCALACADELERLVEREGADRIGAFICEPVQGVGGVIPPPAGWLARIREICDRHDILLVADEVITGFGRLGRNFGVQAAKVVPDMIAFAKGVTSGYVPLGGVILHERLYQIILDAGEDFVLHHGYTYSGHPVACAAGLANLDVLEAEDLIPGVRRKSKPFARALAGLSRHPIVGGTRTAGLMGAVELVRDRDSREPFADAEKVPWRVRQAALRRGVLLRAGLSFVVVCPPFVITDDQIDDLIGRLDEAIAEVQAELGYGSRPG, encoded by the coding sequence ATGGATCGCACCGAACGAGAGCTCGCCCGGCTGGATCGGGCCCACCTGGTCCACGGGTTCGGCTCGCCGGCCCAGACCGACCGCGACGGCACCGTCCGGTTGGTGAAGGGACGGGGCATCCACGTGTGGGATTCCGAAGGGCGTCGCTACGTGGATGGGGTCTCATCGCTCTGGAACGTCAACGTGGGCCACGGTCGTCCGGAGATCGCGAGGGCGATCTCGCAGCAGACGCGGGCAATCGAGTACGCGCCGACTCTGATCGGGTTCTCTTCCGAGCCCGCGATCCGGCTCGCCGCCCGCATCGCGAAGATGGCCCCGAAGGGTCTCAACCGCGTGATGTTCACCGGCGGCGGCTCGGAGTCGAATGAGACGGTGATCCGGCTCGTGCGGCTTCTGGCGAGTCTGTCGGGCAAGCCGGGCAAGGTCGGGATCGTCGCGCTGACACGTGCCTACCACGGCTCGTCGACCGGAGCGGCAAGCCTCACGGGGCTCGAGAGCTTCCATCGCCACTACGAACCTCTGATGGAGGGGGTATTCCGGATGGCGCGGCCGGATTGCTACCGCTGCGAGCTCGGCAAGACCTATCCGCAGTGTGCACTCGCCTGTGCGGATGAGCTCGAGCGGTTGGTCGAACGCGAGGGCGCCGATCGGATCGGCGCCTTCATCTGCGAGCCCGTGCAGGGCGTCGGCGGGGTGATCCCTCCGCCGGCCGGCTGGCTCGCGCGCATTCGCGAGATTTGCGATAGGCACGACATCCTTCTCGTCGCCGACGAAGTCATCACCGGGTTTGGGCGCCTCGGGCGGAACTTCGGCGTGCAAGCGGCGAAGGTCGTCCCCGACATGATCGCTTTCGCGAAGGGGGTCACGAGTGGCTATGTCCCGCTCGGTGGGGTGATCCTGCACGAACGGCTCTACCAGATCATCCTGGATGCCGGTGAGGACTTCGTATTGCACCACGGCTACACGTACTCGGGTCACCCGGTCGCGTGTGCGGCCGGCCTCGCGAATCTCGACGTCCTCGAAGCCGAAGATCTGATCCCCGGCGTCCGTCGCAAGAGCAAACCCTTTGCGCGCGCGCTTGCCGGGTTGTCCCGTCATCCGATCGTCGGTGGGACGCGGACCGCCGGCCTGATGGGGGCGGTCGAGCTCGTACGCGATCGAGATTCACGCGAGCCCTTCGCCGACGCGGAGAAGGTCCCGTGGCGTGTGCGGCAGGCGGCGCTGCGCCGCGGCGTCCTCCTGCGCGCGGGCCTGAGCTTCGTGGTGGTCTGTCCGCCGTTCGTGATCACCGACGATCAAATCGATGATCTGATCGGGCGACTCGACGAGGCGATCGCCGAGGTCCAGGCCGAGCTCGGCTACGGATCGCGGCCCGGCTGA
- a CDS encoding sulfite exporter TauE/SafE family protein has translation MEGDLVYAGALFASGLASGFSGGLFGIGGGLLRVPLFLYLFPMFGVAPELVMHMAAGTSLAVAVPGTISAARAQHQAGNLDLDFAKTWVPALLVGVLGGLTVQRFVSGHLLILVFAIVLFLQSLQMLIGRDKLHFGSQVPTGPVRWLIAAFIGALSVALGISGGAFTTPTLVALSYPLRRALAVSTVTALSVSSVGAVGSVVNGIHASHLPHFSLGYIDVLAVAVMAPAVLLTSPMGVRTANRMSKELLSRSFAIFLMIVAADLAFDFFNHR, from the coding sequence GTGGAAGGGGATCTCGTATACGCAGGTGCGCTCTTCGCATCCGGGCTCGCGTCGGGTTTTTCCGGCGGCCTATTCGGGATCGGCGGCGGGCTGCTGCGCGTCCCCCTCTTCCTCTACCTGTTCCCGATGTTCGGCGTGGCTCCGGAGCTCGTCATGCACATGGCGGCCGGCACCTCGCTCGCGGTGGCCGTCCCCGGAACGATCTCCGCCGCCCGCGCGCAGCATCAGGCCGGCAATCTCGATCTCGATTTCGCAAAGACCTGGGTGCCGGCGCTCCTCGTCGGCGTCCTCGGCGGCCTCACCGTGCAGCGATTCGTGTCCGGCCACCTTCTGATCCTCGTGTTCGCCATCGTTCTCTTTCTCCAATCGCTGCAGATGCTGATCGGCCGCGACAAGCTTCATTTCGGCTCGCAGGTACCCACGGGCCCGGTTCGGTGGCTGATTGCCGCCTTCATCGGCGCACTTTCCGTCGCCCTCGGGATCTCCGGCGGCGCGTTCACGACGCCGACCCTCGTCGCGCTCAGCTATCCGCTGCGCCGGGCGCTCGCCGTCTCGACGGTGACGGCGCTCAGCGTCTCCTCGGTCGGCGCGGTCGGATCCGTCGTGAACGGCATCCACGCAAGCCACCTGCCGCATTTCTCGCTCGGCTACATCGACGTCCTGGCAGTCGCCGTCATGGCCCCCGCCGTTCTGCTGACGTCACCGATGGGCGTTCGCACCGCGAACCGGATGAGCAAGGAGTTGTTGTCTCGAAGCTTCGCGATCTTCTTGATGATTGTCGCGGCCGACCTGGCCTTCGACTTCTTCAACCACCGCTAG
- a CDS encoding sigma 54-interacting transcriptional regulator → MSEASARLFLTTPEGDTRIVPLGDLTRIGRAANSDLVIEDSSVSRRHALIQLQDDGGHILTDLGSANGTTVNDELISLPVVLRDGDSVGIAGYQIVFSGERPGDADGQSGDTLFNTEDSTVNEERGHRRHHRVQIVGGGPGMLEVLGQVRQAASSSIPVLITGETGTGKELVARSIHQGGSRASQVFVPINCSALPEALLESELFGHRRGAFTGAQQDRAGLFEAAKGGTVFLDEVGELPIQMQPKLLRFLQDGEVRRVGDVEPRHVDVRVISATNRDLKSEIEREAFREDLYFRLSTFTIELPPLRARPEDIALLAERLLRTQAELQKKRVRGIEPAALEALGRYDWPGNVRELENELARAVAILHEGDRITLSTLSPRVSGPQPDAASTGDATPPPATDHPTELRGAMTDFERTHIAEVLEQNGGNVSKAAQALGLSRGGLHKKLKELGLR, encoded by the coding sequence ATGTCCGAAGCATCAGCCAGGCTGTTCCTCACGACCCCCGAAGGGGATACACGTATCGTGCCTCTGGGAGACCTCACACGAATCGGTCGTGCGGCGAACAGCGATCTCGTCATCGAAGATTCGAGCGTCTCGCGCCGCCACGCACTGATCCAGCTTCAGGACGACGGGGGCCACATCCTCACCGATCTCGGAAGCGCCAATGGCACCACGGTCAACGACGAGCTGATCAGCCTCCCAGTGGTCCTTCGTGACGGCGACAGTGTCGGCATCGCGGGCTACCAGATCGTCTTCTCCGGGGAACGACCCGGGGATGCGGACGGGCAGTCCGGCGACACTCTGTTCAACACCGAAGACTCGACGGTCAACGAAGAGCGCGGTCACCGGCGACACCATCGGGTTCAGATCGTCGGCGGCGGTCCCGGGATGCTCGAGGTCCTCGGGCAGGTTCGGCAGGCGGCGTCGTCCAGCATCCCGGTGCTCATCACCGGCGAGACCGGGACGGGCAAGGAACTGGTTGCGCGCTCCATCCACCAGGGCGGCTCGCGGGCCTCGCAGGTGTTCGTTCCGATCAACTGTTCGGCCTTGCCCGAGGCCCTGCTCGAGAGTGAGCTGTTCGGTCACCGGCGGGGGGCCTTTACCGGCGCTCAGCAGGACCGCGCGGGCCTCTTTGAAGCCGCAAAAGGCGGAACGGTCTTCCTCGACGAGGTCGGGGAACTACCCATCCAAATGCAGCCGAAGCTTCTGCGATTCCTGCAGGACGGCGAGGTTCGTCGTGTGGGCGACGTCGAGCCACGGCACGTCGATGTGCGCGTGATTTCCGCGACGAACCGTGACCTCAAGAGTGAGATCGAGCGCGAGGCCTTCCGCGAGGATCTCTACTTCCGCCTGAGCACGTTCACGATCGAGTTGCCGCCGTTGCGCGCTCGCCCCGAAGACATCGCTCTCCTGGCCGAGCGGCTCCTGCGCACGCAGGCGGAATTGCAGAAGAAGAGGGTGCGGGGCATCGAGCCCGCCGCCCTGGAGGCCCTCGGTCGGTATGATTGGCCCGGGAACGTGCGCGAACTCGAGAACGAGCTCGCCCGCGCTGTGGCGATTCTTCACGAGGGTGATCGGATCACGCTGTCGACGCTCTCTCCGCGGGTCTCGGGGCCACAGCCCGACGCGGCGAGCACGGGCGACGCGACGCCACCTCCTGCCACCGATCACCCAACCGAGCTACGCGGTGCGATGACGGATTTTGAGCGCACGCACATTGCCGAGGTGCTGGAGCAGAACGGGGGCAACGTTTCGAAGGCCGCCCAAGCTCTGGGCCTCTCCCGTGGAGGACTCCACAAGAAGCTGAAGGAGCTGGGGCTGCGGTAG
- a CDS encoding protein kinase, whose product MNESTLRKLLGTDLAEASGSDLRGTLGAGVTLSDTEADVDPDALTLVLDGQGVSTGEDGIEPLGESHLIDTGYELVEEVGRGGMNVVFRARQMGLEREVAVKRLRSKRRASRSARWAFLSEAAVTAQLDHPNVISIYGMSVDAAGDVALAMKLMRGKSWSHRLRQDFAGHEPGSPPPKLDENLQVLLGVANAIAFAHSRGVLHRDLKPENVMIGDFGEVLVVDWGLAVRFSDTDMGVRAPHKSGVRRTAGTPVYMAPEMVEATGDGLGPWTDVYLLGGLLHEILTGRPPHKGSKLLDVLLSAFDSSPPIFAAEVPVELQDVCRRALAREPADRYATVVEFRDAVREYLAHSESLRICQRSALRLAEARETLESGIDVENRAQVYSELRDVIAGFAAARDVWDENRVATEGESDARLLLAQSALEMGELGTAESALRGQSSDEAETLRVQIGDTALTRERTLRTTRHVSVSLLLLQLAIGLALAFWGFFELRAYHHEVEVAELKRLTPLAALIVKGARTTDSAELNPLIARIVRDMASQGPLRLTVTDPSGDVVADSEADPSELPNHATRPEFIAAARLGAGTSTRMSNTLHEEMVYFALPVRDAAGEPILFVRAALPLDFVTTKLRALVAAVGVSFLVSIVAMCLVTMLLTRHLTRAIERIR is encoded by the coding sequence GTGAACGAGAGCACCCTCCGTAAGCTGCTGGGGACCGACCTGGCCGAGGCCTCGGGTTCCGATCTCCGCGGAACCCTCGGTGCCGGGGTGACATTGTCGGATACTGAAGCCGACGTCGACCCTGACGCGCTGACGCTGGTCCTCGATGGCCAGGGAGTCTCGACGGGCGAGGATGGGATCGAACCGCTCGGCGAGTCGCACCTCATCGATACCGGCTACGAGCTCGTCGAGGAGGTCGGGCGGGGCGGCATGAACGTCGTCTTCCGGGCTCGCCAGATGGGCTTGGAGCGTGAGGTGGCGGTGAAGCGCCTGCGCTCGAAGAGGCGCGCCAGCCGTTCCGCGCGTTGGGCGTTCCTCTCCGAGGCGGCCGTGACCGCGCAACTCGATCATCCGAACGTCATCTCGATCTACGGCATGTCGGTCGATGCCGCCGGGGACGTCGCGCTCGCGATGAAGCTCATGCGCGGGAAGTCCTGGTCGCACCGTCTCCGCCAGGATTTCGCTGGGCACGAACCCGGGAGCCCGCCTCCGAAGCTCGACGAGAACCTTCAGGTGCTGCTGGGTGTGGCGAACGCGATTGCGTTCGCGCACAGCCGCGGCGTGCTACATCGCGACCTGAAACCCGAGAACGTCATGATCGGCGACTTCGGAGAAGTGCTCGTCGTCGACTGGGGTCTCGCCGTCCGCTTTTCGGACACCGATATGGGCGTCCGGGCGCCCCACAAGTCGGGAGTACGGCGAACCGCCGGGACCCCGGTCTACATGGCGCCCGAGATGGTCGAGGCGACCGGTGATGGCCTCGGTCCCTGGACCGACGTTTATCTGCTCGGAGGACTGCTGCACGAAATCCTCACGGGTCGTCCGCCGCACAAGGGTTCGAAGCTGCTCGATGTGCTCCTCTCCGCGTTCGACTCGTCGCCCCCGATCTTCGCGGCCGAGGTTCCGGTCGAGCTGCAGGACGTGTGTCGCCGCGCGCTCGCGCGGGAACCCGCCGATCGATACGCGACCGTGGTCGAGTTCCGCGATGCGGTTCGCGAGTACCTTGCGCACAGCGAGAGCCTACGAATCTGTCAGCGGTCGGCGCTTCGCCTGGCGGAGGCTCGAGAGACGCTCGAATCCGGGATCGACGTCGAGAATCGTGCGCAGGTGTACTCGGAGCTCCGTGACGTCATCGCCGGTTTCGCCGCGGCTCGCGATGTGTGGGACGAGAACCGGGTGGCGACCGAGGGGGAGTCCGATGCGCGCCTGCTCCTCGCGCAATCTGCTCTGGAGATGGGCGAGCTCGGGACCGCGGAGTCGGCGCTGCGCGGGCAGTCCAGTGACGAGGCCGAGACGCTCCGGGTTCAGATCGGCGACACCGCGCTTACGCGAGAACGGACGCTGCGAACGACCCGCCACGTCAGTGTTTCCCTGCTCCTGCTCCAGCTGGCGATTGGCCTCGCGCTCGCGTTCTGGGGTTTCTTCGAGCTGCGCGCGTACCACCACGAGGTCGAGGTCGCGGAGTTGAAACGGCTCACGCCGCTTGCCGCGCTGATCGTGAAGGGCGCCAGGACGACCGACTCCGCCGAGCTGAATCCCCTGATCGCTCGGATCGTTCGTGACATGGCGAGCCAGGGGCCCCTGCGGCTGACGGTCACGGATCCAAGCGGCGACGTCGTCGCCGATTCGGAAGCGGATCCGTCCGAGCTCCCGAATCATGCCACACGGCCCGAATTCATAGCGGCTGCTCGGCTAGGAGCAGGCACCTCGACACGGATGAGCAACACGCTGCATGAGGAGATGGTCTACTTTGCGCTGCCGGTCCGGGATGCGGCCGGGGAGCCAATACTGTTCGTGCGGGCCGCGCTACCGCTGGACTTCGTGACCACGAAGCTCCGGGCGCTCGTGGCGGCGGTGGGTGTGTCGTTTCTCGTCTCGATCGTGGCGATGTGCCTGGTCACGATGCTGCTGACTCGACATCTGACGCGCGCGATCGAGCGAATTCGTTAG
- a CDS encoding histidine phosphatase family protein gives MRSERHKVVLARHGETEWSKAWKHTSYTDIPLTENGRARAESLVTQMAKWEPVLVLSSPLVRAFETCRIAGLADRAEIEPDLVEWNYGEYEGITTAEIRKTVPGWTVFSHPSPGGETAEQVAERVDRVIARARAADGDVVLFAHGHVLRVLTARWLELDPRMGKHFVLSTGTVSVLGWERDTPALELWNSGG, from the coding sequence ATGAGATCCGAGCGACACAAGGTCGTCCTCGCGCGCCACGGTGAAACCGAGTGGAGCAAAGCGTGGAAGCACACCTCGTACACCGACATCCCGCTGACGGAGAACGGCCGTGCGCGCGCCGAGTCTCTCGTGACGCAGATGGCGAAGTGGGAGCCCGTTCTGGTTTTGTCGAGCCCGCTGGTCCGAGCGTTCGAGACCTGCCGGATCGCTGGCCTCGCAGACCGCGCTGAGATCGAGCCGGATCTGGTCGAGTGGAACTACGGCGAGTATGAGGGCATCACGACGGCGGAGATCCGCAAGACGGTCCCCGGCTGGACGGTATTCAGCCACCCCTCGCCCGGGGGAGAGACGGCGGAACAGGTGGCGGAGCGGGTCGATCGCGTGATCGCCCGCGCGCGAGCCGCCGATGGCGACGTCGTGCTCTTCGCGCACGGCCACGTCCTGCGCGTATTGACGGCCCGCTGGCTCGAGCTCGACCCCCGGATGGGAAAGCACTTCGTACTCTCCACCGGAACGGTGTCCGTTCTGGGGTGGGAACGCGACACACCGGCGCTCGAACTCTGGAACAGCGGCGGCTGA